A region of Sparus aurata chromosome 8, fSpaAur1.1, whole genome shotgun sequence DNA encodes the following proteins:
- the cib2 gene encoding calcium and integrin-binding family member 2 isoform X1, whose product MGNKQTIFTDEQLDAYQDCTFFTRKEILRLHGRYHELAPHLVPMDYTKDPDCKLPLALIVNMPELKENPFRNRIVESFSEDGMGNLSFNEFVDMFSVLSEMAPRELKAIYAFKIYDFNVDNYLCKEDLEKTLNKLTKEELTPEEVELVCQKAIEEADLDGDNKLSFADFENMITRAPDFLSTFHIRI is encoded by the exons ATGGGTAATAAGCAGACTATATTTACCGACGAGCAACTTGATGCCTACCAG gactGTACGTTTTTCACCCGCAAAGAAATTCTGCG GTTGCACGGCAGATACCATGAGTTGGCTCCACATCTTGTACCGATGGACTACACCAAAGATCCTGATTGTAAACTGCCTTTAGCCTTAATAGTCAACATGCCAGAGTTAAAG GAAAACCCATTCCGCAACAGGATCGTAGAGTCTTTCTCCGAGGACGGGATGGGGAACCTCAGCTTCAATGAATTTGTGGACATGTTCTCAGTCCTGAGCGAAATGGCCCCTCGAGAACTCAAGGCCATTTACGCCTTCAAAATATACG ATTTCAATGTGGATAATTACCTGTGCAAAGAAGACCTGGAAAAGACTCTGAATAAGCTGACGAAGGAGGAATTGACTCCTGAGGAGGTGGAGCTGGTGTGCCAGAAAGCCATCGAGGAGGCGGATTTAGACGGAGACAACAAACTCTCTTTTGCTGACTTTGAAAACATGATAACTAGGGCTCCGGACTTTTTAAG TACCTTCCATATACGAATCTGA
- the cib2 gene encoding calcium and integrin-binding family member 2 isoform X2: MDYTKDPDCKLPLALIVNMPELKENPFRNRIVESFSEDGMGNLSFNEFVDMFSVLSEMAPRELKAIYAFKIYDFNVDNYLCKEDLEKTLNKLTKEELTPEEVELVCQKAIEEADLDGDNKLSFADFENMITRAPDFLSTFHIRI; this comes from the exons ATGGACTACACCAAAGATCCTGATTGTAAACTGCCTTTAGCCTTAATAGTCAACATGCCAGAGTTAAAG GAAAACCCATTCCGCAACAGGATCGTAGAGTCTTTCTCCGAGGACGGGATGGGGAACCTCAGCTTCAATGAATTTGTGGACATGTTCTCAGTCCTGAGCGAAATGGCCCCTCGAGAACTCAAGGCCATTTACGCCTTCAAAATATACG ATTTCAATGTGGATAATTACCTGTGCAAAGAAGACCTGGAAAAGACTCTGAATAAGCTGACGAAGGAGGAATTGACTCCTGAGGAGGTGGAGCTGGTGTGCCAGAAAGCCATCGAGGAGGCGGATTTAGACGGAGACAACAAACTCTCTTTTGCTGACTTTGAAAACATGATAACTAGGGCTCCGGACTTTTTAAG TACCTTCCATATACGAATCTGA
- the LOC115586071 gene encoding SH2 domain-containing protein 7-like isoform X2, giving the protein MSYVYISHEGSYSLSYTHSSEVERSILTFAEMTPGSNHTLVISRKGIERNCCTLHRQDKQRICHCSGSRTKDQRHTKSPCLRTCLTLCFKDRARMEQREPPADSHAEGTEGRLRELTSKWFIDTQVPLIVHNGFFPTWFVGFVTRKDAEEILREKELGCFLIRLSDKAIGYILSYKGRDRCRHFVINQSEAGQFVVCGDTEGHSTVLGLIEHYKTSPIEPFGEYLTYSCFEALNEGLYDVIQISPKEKPVAAGRNMPKPQNGSEQPPTRPPKTNRTLKEGPPLPRRSRHLDSGPLNDQDKVLYAQLSKQSPRFCRTSQDNSPADNPGRPERSPAQDHNTRRCSPPPPPASVYSELGLLDSKSRSLPLLDNRSDEEQSYRLSAPPHTPPRLSPKPVRQAMETTNSCSSHSLEHMSDSAVYHLAGKPGSPRTTETRSEQQIDSVYAEVPGEGVVGRYPHVNTFERMPGHVDAAGPKPNSNTYEPLEDIRPKHSASGFKNDKWKWLFPEAKRKW; this is encoded by the exons ATGTCATATGTCTATATCTCCCATGAGGGGTCATACTCTCTCAGTTATACTCACAGTTCAGAAGTTGAGAGAAGCATTTTAACGTTTGCTGAAATGACACCGGGTTCAAACCATACACTGGTAATCTCAAGGAAAG GGATTGAAAGGAATTGCTGCACACTGCACAGACAAGACAAACAGAGGATCTGCCACTGTTCAGGGTCCAGGACAAAGGATCAGAGACATACCAAATCACCCTGCCTCAGGACCTGTCTGACACTTTGCTTCAAG GACCGGGCGAGGATGGAGCAGAGGGAACCACCGGCGGATTCTCACGCCGAAGGGACCGAGGGGAGACTCAGGGAACTGACTTCTAAGTGGTTCATAGACACTCAGGTGCCGCTCATCGTCCACAACGGCTTCTTCCCCACCTGGTTCGTGGGCTTCGTCACGAGAAA GGATGCAGAAGAAATACTCAGAGAAAAGGAGCTGGGCTGTTTCCTGATCCGTCTCAGTGATAAGGCCATCGGATACATACTGTCTTATAA AGGCAGGGATCGGTGTCGACATTTCGTGATAAACCAAAGCGAAGCGGGCCAGTTTGTAGTGTGTGGAGACACTGAGGGGCACAGCACAGTCCTCGGCCTGATAGAACACTACAAGACGAGCCCCATTGAGCCGTTCGGAGAGTATCTGACGTACTCGTGCTTCGAG GCGCTGAATGAAGGCCTTTATGATGTCATTCAGATCAGCCCTAAAGAAAAGCCTGTGGCCGCTGGGAGGAACATGCCAAAACCACAAAATGGTTCAGAGCAGCCACCTACACGGCCACCAAAGACCAACAGAACACTAAAG gaaggacCACCTCTGCCTCGGAGGAGCAGGCACCTTGACAGTGGACCCCTGAACGACCAGGACAAGGTTTTGTACGCTCAGCTCAGTAAGCAATCACCCAGATTCTGTCGCACCTCTCAGGACAATTCACCCGCTGATAATCCAGGGAGACCTGAGAGATCCCCAGCCCAGGATCACAACACAAGGAGGTGCAGTCCTCCGCCTCCGCCAGCCTCCGTTTACTCTGAGCTCGGCCTGCTGGACAGCAAGAGCAGATCTCTGCCGCTCCTGGACAACCGTTCTGACGAAGAGCAGTCCTACAGGCTGAGCGCACCCCCTCACACGCCACCAAGACTTTCCCCCAAACCCGTCAGACAAGCCATGGAGACGACGAACTCGTGCAGCAGCCACAGCCTGGAACACATGAGCGACAGCGCTGTCTATCACCTGGCTGGCAAACCCGGCAGCCCACGCACTACAGAGACGAGATCAGAGCAGCAGATTGATTCGGTGTATGCCGAGGTCCCTGGCGAAGGCGTTGTCGGCCGCTACCCTCATGTGAATACGTTCGAGCGGATGCCTGGCCACGTGGACGCGGCTGGGCCTAAACCTAACAGCAACACTTACGAGCCTCTGGAGGACATCAGACCCAAACACTCAGCCTCGGGGTTCAAG AATGATAAATGGAAATGGCTGTTCCCCGAGGCCAAGAGGAAGTGGTGA
- the LOC115586071 gene encoding SH2 domain-containing protein 7-like isoform X1, producing the protein MSYVYISHEGSYSLSYTHSSEVERSILTFAEMTPGSNHTLVISRKGIERNCCTLHRQDKQRICHCSGSRTKDQRHTKSPCLRTCLTLCFKDRARMEQREPPADSHAEGTEGRLRELTSKWFIDTQVPLIVHNGFFPTWFVGFVTRKDAEEILREKELGCFLIRLSDKAIGYILSYKGRDRCRHFVINQSEAGQFVVCGDTEGHSTVLGLIEHYKTSPIEPFGEYLTYSCFEALNEGLYDVIQISPKEKPVAAGRNMPKPQNGSEQPPTRPPKTNRTLKEGPPLPRRSRHLDSGPLNDQDKVLYAQLSKQSPRFCRTSQDNSPADNPGRPERSPAQDHNTRRCSPPPPPASVYSELGLLDSKSRSLPLLDNRSDEEQSYRLSAPPHTPPRLSPKPVRQAMETTNSCSSHSLEHMSDSAVYHLAGKPGSPRTTETRSEQQIDSVYAEVPGEGVVGRYPHVNTFERMPGHVDAAGPKPNSNTYEPLEDIRPKHSASGFKHFFYFLQNDKWKWLFPEAKRKW; encoded by the exons ATGTCATATGTCTATATCTCCCATGAGGGGTCATACTCTCTCAGTTATACTCACAGTTCAGAAGTTGAGAGAAGCATTTTAACGTTTGCTGAAATGACACCGGGTTCAAACCATACACTGGTAATCTCAAGGAAAG GGATTGAAAGGAATTGCTGCACACTGCACAGACAAGACAAACAGAGGATCTGCCACTGTTCAGGGTCCAGGACAAAGGATCAGAGACATACCAAATCACCCTGCCTCAGGACCTGTCTGACACTTTGCTTCAAG GACCGGGCGAGGATGGAGCAGAGGGAACCACCGGCGGATTCTCACGCCGAAGGGACCGAGGGGAGACTCAGGGAACTGACTTCTAAGTGGTTCATAGACACTCAGGTGCCGCTCATCGTCCACAACGGCTTCTTCCCCACCTGGTTCGTGGGCTTCGTCACGAGAAA GGATGCAGAAGAAATACTCAGAGAAAAGGAGCTGGGCTGTTTCCTGATCCGTCTCAGTGATAAGGCCATCGGATACATACTGTCTTATAA AGGCAGGGATCGGTGTCGACATTTCGTGATAAACCAAAGCGAAGCGGGCCAGTTTGTAGTGTGTGGAGACACTGAGGGGCACAGCACAGTCCTCGGCCTGATAGAACACTACAAGACGAGCCCCATTGAGCCGTTCGGAGAGTATCTGACGTACTCGTGCTTCGAG GCGCTGAATGAAGGCCTTTATGATGTCATTCAGATCAGCCCTAAAGAAAAGCCTGTGGCCGCTGGGAGGAACATGCCAAAACCACAAAATGGTTCAGAGCAGCCACCTACACGGCCACCAAAGACCAACAGAACACTAAAG gaaggacCACCTCTGCCTCGGAGGAGCAGGCACCTTGACAGTGGACCCCTGAACGACCAGGACAAGGTTTTGTACGCTCAGCTCAGTAAGCAATCACCCAGATTCTGTCGCACCTCTCAGGACAATTCACCCGCTGATAATCCAGGGAGACCTGAGAGATCCCCAGCCCAGGATCACAACACAAGGAGGTGCAGTCCTCCGCCTCCGCCAGCCTCCGTTTACTCTGAGCTCGGCCTGCTGGACAGCAAGAGCAGATCTCTGCCGCTCCTGGACAACCGTTCTGACGAAGAGCAGTCCTACAGGCTGAGCGCACCCCCTCACACGCCACCAAGACTTTCCCCCAAACCCGTCAGACAAGCCATGGAGACGACGAACTCGTGCAGCAGCCACAGCCTGGAACACATGAGCGACAGCGCTGTCTATCACCTGGCTGGCAAACCCGGCAGCCCACGCACTACAGAGACGAGATCAGAGCAGCAGATTGATTCGGTGTATGCCGAGGTCCCTGGCGAAGGCGTTGTCGGCCGCTACCCTCATGTGAATACGTTCGAGCGGATGCCTGGCCACGTGGACGCGGCTGGGCCTAAACCTAACAGCAACACTTACGAGCCTCTGGAGGACATCAGACCCAAACACTCAGCCTCGGGGTTCAAG CATTTCTTTTACTTCCTGCAGAATGATAAATGGAAATGGCTGTTCCCCGAGGCCAAGAGGAAGTGGTGA